Proteins co-encoded in one Taeniopygia guttata chromosome 4, bTaeGut7.mat, whole genome shotgun sequence genomic window:
- the PRAG1 gene encoding inactive tyrosine-protein kinase PRAG1 has translation MQNEQWRAVQRTQWALSLTHEDLKMSACSDFVEHVWKPGSCKNCFNPKSSHRLQTPPEVGACGVLPDGARTKPESLVLEDEGITTSLFSKPTIAVKPTMINSDVSDAWADVNMNADLSQVSWGVISGKQLLLKSGDAQRICLDNFGNGGVRKPFVHNQPSDCLSCCPPSYSMMGLHGLEGRVERNVSIHSLVLVGEVGKQEDRVKDKFALPHQVPCPNPSALRDRSTTNSSRNTSSQAREGAALPSGRDCGHISSILESEGGEYCSITNCHKECPVPWEQCCSEEKAAQCEKESHTPSRWRQWDAPEIPRPSGRAVTFSEEEHRAVNVAFCITKDQSDPLPYALCSDRKNLARHTEPATLLETTGSCKAAALALSREDEELPIPGEPSVTGGPRTEGSSTPQQALVEPQRPCLTEPAHGDPIYAESTKRRKAQLKAAGSQANAEKLAHGTAKEKADGLWRDGGWALGGEKEHQDSTGQVAAKITIMTAHTEDDHKTIFLSSPDSAVGVQWPCISPTSHPDFGTSSPAIESGQIFQTSGCENSTRFHLAAPVKTSLTESPAIPPKMSKNSQPGSEGSRVPPVSSQVGRFGDDHGHDGAGAQLLPRSCTDPGAFGVTPSPCTHVNGVSVEESSRGLAGSSYERRQKYYNPMWTKQGRIEEEEEQEEEQEVSNCPWTVGAESGRAGANFVDDGPILESQTGMTKSSSFSFDFPKDKSNGVEFAPPPPPPKKQSRHALKMNPSNTELERVSNSSAESLSPPFRSAHVSFTAGSSDSLDSDTQTGSDGRHSSEPNHSPPPAESQVFPSVPFLAVSTEDGPSSAPSCPPPLPQKKTVIRTVSSPDGFFGGQASSGKAAGAASPRLNVSHSESNMCLREESPFIHPASLGGRPGAFSSSESLEKSSKGNSYWGSSTGKSTGACGPSRNLQSLSSSQLSVSSQVSSASSLHNLLSNMDSKEGVYSKLGALYAESLRRLVAKCEDCFMREQKNELHFSENNWSLFKLTCNKPCCDSGDAIYYCATCSKDPSTTYAVKICKTQESKVAASYCSPAVPVHFNIQQDCGHFVASVPSSMLLASDVGKSMPGDGFHPSRTASEHDCVVVITREVPSQTTADFVRDSVMLHQAKPELYERRVCFLLLQLCNGLEHLKEHGIIHRDLCLENLLLVPCKPPMSCVKAKDDKHLPRLIISNFLKAKQKTGTGDSKLKKSQARLAPEIVSASQYKKFDEFQTGILIYELLHQPNPFEEKVHLREQEYSPEDLPALPSLSIYSRGLQQLAHLLLEADPIKRVRITEAKRMLQCLLWGPRKDLMEHPLGHEETLRQVLQNWVDMKRALLMMKFAERAVDTERSIELEDWLCCQYLASAEPTSLLHTLKLLQLL, from the exons GTCAGTTGGGGCGTGATTTCTGGCAAGCAGCTCCTCCTGAAATCAGGAGATGCACAGCGCATCTGCCTTGACAATTTTGGCAATGGTGGTGTGAGAAAGCCTTTCGTTCACAACCAGCCCAGCGACTGCTTGTCTTGCTGTCCTCCCAGCTACTCCATGATGGGTCTGCATGGCCTGGAGGGTCGAGTGGAGAGAAACGTCTCCATCCACAGCCTGGTACTTGTGGGTGAGGTGGGCAAGCAGGAGGACAGAGTTAAAGACAAGTTTGCCCTGCCTCATCAGGTCCCCTGCCCTAATCCATCTGCCTTGAGGGACAGAAGCACCACTAACTCCAGCAGAAACACTTCTTCCCAAGCCAGAGAAGGAGCAGCACTCCCTTCGGGGCGTGACTGTGGTCACATCTCCTCCATCTTGGAAAGTGAAGGGGGTGAGTACTGTTCAATCACGAACTGCCACAAAGAGTGCCCTGTCCCGTGGGAGCAGTGTTGCTCAGAGGAAAAGGCTGCACAGTGTGAGAAGGAGAGTCACACTCCCAGCAGGTGGAGGCAGTGGGATGCTCCTGAGATTCCAAGGCCAAGTGGCCGGGCAGTCACGTTCAGCGAAGAGGAACACAGAGCTGTGAATGTGGCATTCTGCATCACGAAAGACCAGAGTGATCCTCTTCCCTATGCCCTGTGTTCAGACAGGAAAAACCTGGCTCGCCACACTGAGCCTGCCACCCTCCTTGAGACCACGGGGAGCTGCAAGGCAGCTGCCCTTGCTTTGTCCCGGGAGGATGAGGAGTTACCTATCCCTGGGGAACCCTCTGTCACTGGAGGCCCTCGCACTGAGGGTTCAAGCACCCCTCAGCAGGCTCTGGTGGAGCCGCAGCGCCCTTGCCTCACTGAGCCAGCCCACGGTGATCCCATCTACGCCGAGAGCACCAAGAGGAGGAAggcacagctgaaggctgctggcagccaggcaAATGCAGAGAAGCTGGCTCACGGCACTGCCAAGGAGAAAGCTGATGGGTTGTGGCGGGATGgtggctgggctttgggaggTGAGAAGGAACACCAGGACTCCACTGGCCAGGTGGCAGCAAAGATAACTATAATGACAGCACACACTGAGGATGATCACAAGACAATATTCCTCAGCAGCCCCGACTCAGCGGTGGGAGTTCAGTGGCCGTGTATTAGCCCCACCTCCCACCCTGATTTTGGGACTTCATCACCTGCTATTGAGTCTGGACAGATTTTTCAAACATCTGGATGTGAAAACAGCACAAGATTTCATCTGGCGGCTCCTGTCAAGACCTCACTTACTGAGAGTCCAGCCATCCCCCCAAAGATGTCCAAGAACAGCCAGCCAGGCAGTGAGGGGAGCCGTGTGCCCCCAGTCAGCTCCCAGGTGGGAAGGTTTGGTGATGACCACGGCCATGATGGAGCTGGCGCTCAGCTGCTGCCGAGGAGCTGTACTGATCCAGGTGCCTTTGGGGTGACCCCTTCTCCCTGCACTCATGTGAATGGGGTCTCTGTGGAGGAGTCCAGCAGAGGCCTGGCAGGCTCGTCCTATGAGAGGAGGCAGAAATACTATAACCCAATGTGGACCAAGCAGGGCCGAatagaggaagaggaggagcaggaagaggagcaggaggtCTCAAACTGCCCATGGACAGTAGGAGCTGAGAGTGGAAGAGCTGGTGCCAACTTTGTGGATGACGGCCCAATACTGGAGAGCCAGACTGGAATGACCAAGTCgtcttctttctcctttgatTTCCCTAAAGACAAGAGCAATGGTGTGGAGTTTGCACCACCACCGCCACCGCCGAAAAAGCAGTCTAG GCACGCTCTGAAAATGAACCCAAGTAACACTGAGTTGGAGAGAGTcagcaacagctctgcagagagcctCAGCCCACCCTTCAGGAGTGCCCACGTCAGCTTCACGGCTGGCTCCAGCGACAGCCTCGACTCGGACACACAGACCGGCAGCGATGGCA GACACTCTTCTGAGCCGAACCACTCGCCTCCTCCAGCTGAGAGCCAAGTatttccctctgtccctttcCTTGCTGTCTCCACTGAGGATGGTCCCTCCTCTGCCCCCAGCTGCCCGCCCCCTCTGCCCCAGAAGAAGACAGTGATCAGAACTGTGTCTTCTCCAGATGGCTTTTTTGGGGGACAGGCATCTTCAGGCAAagcagctggtgctgccagccccaggctgaATGTCAGCCACTCTGAGAGCAATATGTGCCTCCGAGAGGAGTCTCCCTTCATCcacccagccagcctggggggACGCCCTGGtgccttctcctcctctgaGTCCCTGGAGAAAAGCTCCAAAGGAAACAGCTACTGGGGCTCAAGCACCGGTAAGAGCACAGGGGCTTGTGGGCCCAGCAGAAACCTCCAGTCCCtctcctcctcacagctcagTGTGTCCAGCCAGGTGTCCTCGGCCTCCAGCCTCCACAACCTCCTGAGCAACATGGACAGCAAGGAGGGGGTGTACAGCAAGCTGGGGGCCCTGTACGCCGAGTCCCTGCGGCGCCTGGTCGCCAAGTGCGAGGATTGCTTCATGCGGGAGCAGAAGAACGAGCTGCACTTCAGCGAGAACAACTGGTCGCTCTTCAAGCTGACCTGCAACAAGCCCTGCTGCGACTCGGGGGACGCGATTTATTACTGTGCCACTTGCTCCAAGGACCCTTCTACTACCTATGCTGTGAAG ATTTGTAAAACCCAGGAGTCCAAGGTAGCTGCTTCAtactgcagccctgcagtgccagtTCACTTCAACATCCAGCAGGACTGTGGGCATTTTGTGGCCTCCGTCCCCTCCAGCATGCTGCTGGCCTCAGATGTGGGGAAAAGCATGCCTGGAGATGGCTTCCATCCCTCGCGCACTGCCAGCGAGCACGACTGTGTGGTGGTCATCACCCGCGAGGTGCCGAGCCAGACCACCGCCGACTTCGTGAGGGACTCAGTGATGCTCCACCAAGCCAAGCCAGAGCTGTATGAACGTCGTGTTTgcttcctgctcctccagctctgcaaCGGCTTGGAGCATCTCAAAGAGCATGGCATCATCCACCGTGACCTGTGCCTGGAGAACCTCCTGCTTGTGCCCTGCAAACCCCCCATGAGCTGTGTGAAAGCCAAAGATGACAAACACTTACCCCGCCTCATCATCAGCAATTTTTTGAAAGCTAAACAGAAGACTGGAACTGGAGACTCCAAGCTGAAGAAGAGTCAGGCCCGGCTGGCCCCGGAGATTGTGTCTGCTTCTCAGTACAAGAAGTTTGATGAGTTTCAGACTGGTATTCTCATCTATGAACTGCTGCACCAGCCCAACCCCTTTGAGGAGAAGGTACACCTCAGGGAGCAGGAGTACAGCCCTGAGGACCTCCCTGCTCTACCCAGCCTGTCCATCTACTCCCGGGGTCTCCAGCAGCTGGCCCACCTACTGCTGGAAGCAGATCCCATCAAGCGTGTGCGGATCACCGAGGCCAAGCGGATGCTGCAGTGTCTGCTTTGGGGGCCCCGAAAAGACCTCATGGAGCATCCCCTGGGCCATGAGGAAACCCTGCGCCAGGTGCTGCAGAACTGGGTGGACATGAAGCGTGCCCTGCTCATGATGAAGTTTGCAGAGAGGGCCGTGGACACGGAGCGGAGCATTGAACTGGAGGACTGGCTGTGCTGCCAGTATTTAGCATCTGCTGAGCCAACCTCCCTCTTGCACACATTaaaactgctgcagctgctctga
- the LOC115495009 gene encoding ribonuclease CL2-like has protein sequence MAGWVLCMTLVLAAVAGAAGETRYEKFLRQHVDNPRTSTLAAHRYCETMLARRRVTAPGRPCKPSNTFVHAPAADLVAACSQVPEPETGFHSTPSALSLTACRLRGGDTRPPCAYRARQAQQHVRVACRDGLPVHLAGTYTAPQ, from the coding sequence ATGGCGGGCTGGGTGCTGTGCATGACCCTGGTGCTGGCAGCGGTGGCAGGAGCGGCGGGCGAGACCCGCTACGAGAAGTTCCTGCGGCAGCACGTGGACAACCCGCGGACGTCCACGCTGGCGGCGCATCGCTACTGCGAGACCATGCTGGCGCGGCGGCGCGTGACGGCCCCGGGCAGGCCCTGCAAGCCCTCCAACACCTTCGTGCACGCCCCGGCCGCGGACCTGGTGGCCGCCTGCTCCCAGGTGCCCGAGCCCGAGACGGGGTTCCACAGCACCCCGAGCGCCCTGAGCCTGACGGCGTGCCGCCTGCGCGGCGGGGACACGCGGCCGCCCTGCGCCTACCGTGCCcgccaggcacagcagcacgTGCGCGTGGCCTGCCGCGACGGGCTGCCCGTGCACCTGGCGGGCACCTACACGGCCCCGCAGTGA
- the RPS3A gene encoding 40S ribosomal protein S3a, which translates to MAVGKNKRLTKGGKKGAKKKVVDPFSKKDWYDVKAPAMFNIRNIGKTLVTRTQGTKIASDGLKGRVFEVSLADLQNDEVAFRKFKLITEDVQGKNCLTNFHGMDLTRDKMCSMVKKWQTMIEAHVDVKTTDGYLLRLFCVGFTKKRNNQIRKTSYAQHQQVRQIRKKMMEIMTREVQTNDLKEVVNKLIPDSIGKDIEKACQSIYPLHDVYVRKVKMLKKPKFELGKLMELHGEGGGAGKPSGDEAGTKVERADGYEPPVQESV; encoded by the exons ATGGCGGTCGGGAAGAACAAGCGGCTCACCAAGGGCGGCAAGAAGGGCGCCAAGAAGAAAGT GGTCGACCCTTTCTCCAAGAAGGACTGGTACGATGTCAAAGCACCGGCGATGTTCAATATCCGAAACATCGGGAAGACGCTTGTCACCAGGACTCAAGGAACTA AAATTGCCTCTGACGGGCTGAAGGGCCGCGTGTTTGAAGTGAGCCTGGCTGATCTGCAGAATGATGAGGTTGCCTTCCGCAAATTTAAACTGATCACTGAGGACGTTCAGGGCAAAAATTGTCTGACCAACTTCCATGGGATGGACCTCACACGGGACAAAATGTGCTCCATGGTCAAAAAATGGCAG ACAATGATTGAAGCCCATGTGGATGTCAAGACCACAGACGGGTACCTGCTGCGCCTCTTCTGCGTGGGCTTCACCAAGAAGCGCAATAACCAAATCCGCAAGACCTCCTATGCCCAGCACCAGCAGGTCCGGCAGATCCGCAAGAAAATGATGGAGATCATGACCCGGGAGGTGCAGACCAATGACCTGAAGGAAGTTGTCAATAAGCT GATCCCAGACAGCATTGGCAAGGACATCGAGAAGGCCTGCCAGTCCATTTACCCTCTGCACGATGTCTATGTCCGCAAGGTGAAGATGCTCAAGAAGCCCAAGTTTGAAT TGGGCAAGCTGATGGAGCTGCATGGTGAAGGTGGTGGTGCTGGAAAGCCCTCTGGGGATGAGGCAGGCACCAAGGTAGAGCGAGCTGATGGATATGAGCCGCCCGTGCAAGAGTCTGTGTGA